In the Xiamenia xianingshaonis genome, one interval contains:
- a CDS encoding CCA tRNA nucleotidyltransferase encodes METERLVPFALPRYAEDALRILEGAGHEAWVVGGFVRDAIMRRPCADIDIASSAPWQEVQRLFEDAGWRTRETGCKHGTITVIREHDAIEVTTFRCDGAYLDARHPDEVTFVRSIEEDLARRDFTMNALAYHPERGLLDPYGGLGDIEAGTIRTVGEADKRFSEDALRMLRGCRFASELDFSIEPETFAAMVRNKGLLGRIAVERVRAELDRLLVGPAAGRVLVDACDAIAAVLPEVVAMKGFEQHTPYHIYDVLEHTARAIDGTAPRLRVRWATLLHDMGKPATFFRDENGRGHFYGHPAVSVAIGRGLLERMLFSSADRDRILALVRWHDDVVPPTPRSVKRLLRRLDGDVELFCDLCELKRGDARGQAPEFSAERIALADALEATLADVLASDEAFSLKQLAVGGSDVLAAGIPQGPAVGSVLEDALQAVIDGEVANDRDALLDFVHRWRDQAYSHKFSEQ; translated from the coding sequence ATGGAAACCGAACGCCTCGTGCCTTTTGCCCTTCCCCGATACGCTGAAGATGCCCTGCGCATCCTGGAAGGCGCGGGACATGAGGCCTGGGTCGTCGGCGGGTTCGTGCGCGACGCGATCATGCGCCGGCCCTGCGCCGACATCGACATCGCCTCGTCGGCGCCGTGGCAAGAGGTGCAGCGCCTGTTCGAAGATGCCGGCTGGAGGACGCGCGAGACCGGCTGCAAGCACGGGACGATCACGGTCATCCGCGAACATGACGCCATCGAGGTCACGACGTTTCGCTGCGACGGCGCCTACCTCGATGCCCGCCATCCCGACGAGGTCACGTTCGTGCGCAGCATCGAAGAGGACTTGGCGCGGCGCGACTTCACCATGAACGCGCTGGCCTACCACCCCGAACGCGGGCTGCTCGACCCCTACGGCGGCTTAGGCGACATCGAAGCAGGCACGATCCGCACGGTCGGCGAGGCGGACAAGCGCTTCTCGGAAGATGCGCTGCGCATGCTGCGAGGCTGCCGTTTCGCCTCTGAGCTGGACTTTTCCATCGAACCTGAAACGTTTGCCGCCATGGTGCGCAACAAGGGGCTGCTCGGGCGCATCGCGGTCGAACGCGTGCGCGCCGAACTCGACCGCCTGCTCGTGGGCCCGGCCGCCGGGCGCGTGCTCGTCGACGCCTGCGACGCCATCGCCGCCGTGCTGCCCGAAGTCGTCGCGATGAAAGGCTTCGAGCAGCACACCCCTTACCATATATATGATGTGCTTGAGCACACGGCGCGCGCCATCGACGGCACCGCGCCCCGCCTGCGCGTGCGATGGGCAACCCTTCTGCACGACATGGGAAAGCCTGCCACCTTCTTTCGCGACGAGAACGGGCGCGGACACTTCTACGGGCACCCCGCCGTCAGCGTCGCCATCGGCCGGGGCCTGCTTGAACGCATGCTGTTCTCGTCAGCCGACCGCGACCGCATTCTCGCGCTGGTGAGATGGCACGATGACGTGGTGCCGCCGACCCCGCGATCCGTCAAGCGCCTGCTGCGCCGCCTGGACGGCGACGTCGAGCTGTTTTGCGACCTGTGCGAGCTGAAGCGGGGCGACGCGCGCGGGCAGGCTCCCGAATTCAGCGCCGAGCGGATTGCCCTGGCAGACGCCCTCGAAGCGACGCTGGCCGACGTTCTCGCCTCCGACGAGGCGTTTTCGCTCAAGCAGCTCGCCGTGGGCGGCAGCGACGTCTTGGCGGCGGGCATCCCGCAAGGCCCTGCCGTGGGGTCGGTGCTCGAGGATGCGCTGCAGGCGGTCATCGACGGCGAGGTCGCCAACGACCGCGACGCGCTGCTCGATTTCGTCCATAGGTGGCGCGATCAGGCGTATTCGCACAAGTTTTCCGAACAATAA